The proteins below come from a single Patescibacteria group bacterium genomic window:
- the gyrB gene encoding DNA topoisomerase (ATP-hydrolyzing) subunit B: MAKKKVTKPAKKTAVPKPSKKVSDGKPEYTAKQITVLEGLAPVRKRPGMYIGNTAEAGLHHLIWEVVDNGIDEAMGGNANLIEVKLLPDGMVSVYDNGRGIPVERHSVTKKSALETVMTTLHAGGKFGEGGYKVSGGLHGVGVSVVNALSEYLRAEIKRDGKLWMQEYKRGKAVAKVKPIGKAVGTGTKVIFKPDPEIFTVLEFNWKTVLDHIRQQAYLTKGVRLKVDDHRDKNNLKSHTFYFEGGIASYVKQLNTNKAAKQENIFYVEKEEDGINVEVAFQYNDDFTENVFSFANNIHTVEGGMHLVGFRTALTRALNNYARKQGFLKENDDNLSGDDVREGLTAVISVKVPNPQFEGQTKAKLGNAEVRPAVETVFSETLQNFLEENPRDAREIIGKTLLAAQARVAARAARDSVIRKGALDGITLPGKLSDCASRNPADSEVFIVEGDSAGGSAKQGRDRNIQAILPLRGKILNVERARLDKMLANNEIKSLILALGTNIGEQFDIAKIRYHKVVIMTDADVDGAHIRTLLLTIFYRYLPNIIEQGFLYIAQPPLYRLQKGKDVRFVYTDAEKEKAIVSMQSVIKAKAEEKKKPVNVEVVETDENPAEVGVGESISGITIQRYKGLGEMSPQMLWDTTMNPATRMLMQVKIDDAEAANEIFDVLMGADVAPRKRFIHTHAKAVKNLDI; this comes from the coding sequence ATGGCAAAAAAGAAAGTAACTAAACCAGCGAAAAAAACCGCAGTACCAAAGCCGTCTAAAAAGGTTTCGGACGGCAAGCCGGAATATACCGCCAAACAGATTACTGTTTTGGAAGGATTGGCGCCGGTCAGAAAACGTCCCGGAATGTACATCGGCAACACCGCCGAAGCCGGATTACACCATTTGATTTGGGAAGTGGTGGACAACGGAATTGACGAGGCGATGGGCGGTAATGCCAATCTGATTGAAGTAAAACTCCTGCCGGACGGAATGGTATCAGTATATGACAATGGACGTGGTATCCCGGTGGAAAGACACAGTGTGACAAAAAAATCCGCGCTGGAAACAGTCATGACCACACTGCATGCCGGCGGTAAATTCGGCGAAGGCGGATATAAAGTTTCCGGTGGTTTGCACGGAGTCGGTGTTTCGGTTGTAAACGCATTGTCGGAATATCTCCGTGCGGAAATAAAAAGAGACGGTAAGTTATGGATGCAGGAATATAAAAGAGGAAAAGCCGTCGCTAAGGTAAAACCAATCGGCAAAGCGGTGGGGACCGGGACAAAAGTTATCTTTAAACCGGATCCGGAAATATTTACCGTCTTGGAATTCAACTGGAAAACGGTATTGGACCACATCAGACAGCAGGCATATCTGACAAAAGGTGTCCGCCTGAAAGTCGATGATCATCGAGATAAAAATAATTTAAAAAGCCATACCTTTTATTTTGAGGGAGGTATCGCTTCCTATGTTAAACAGCTGAATACTAATAAAGCTGCCAAGCAGGAAAATATTTTTTACGTGGAAAAAGAAGAGGACGGTATCAATGTTGAGGTTGCTTTCCAGTATAATGACGATTTTACGGAAAATGTATTTTCTTTTGCGAATAATATTCATACGGTTGAAGGCGGTATGCATCTCGTCGGTTTTCGAACTGCATTAACGAGAGCACTGAATAACTATGCTAGGAAACAGGGATTCCTAAAGGAGAATGATGACAACCTGTCAGGCGATGATGTGCGGGAAGGACTGACGGCGGTAATCAGCGTGAAAGTACCGAATCCGCAGTTTGAAGGTCAGACCAAAGCGAAACTGGGTAATGCTGAAGTGCGACCGGCCGTGGAAACTGTTTTTTCTGAAACACTGCAGAACTTTTTGGAAGAAAATCCCCGTGATGCCCGTGAGATAATCGGAAAGACCTTGCTGGCTGCGCAAGCCAGAGTCGCGGCCAGAGCGGCCCGTGATTCTGTTATCAGAAAAGGGGCGCTCGACGGCATTACGTTGCCGGGAAAACTGTCCGATTGTGCGTCACGCAATCCGGCTGACTCGGAAGTGTTCATTGTCGAGGGAGATTCTGCCGGTGGTTCCGCCAAACAGGGAAGAGACCGCAACATTCAAGCCATCCTTCCATTGCGCGGAAAGATTCTGAACGTGGAGAGAGCGCGTCTCGATAAAATGCTGGCTAATAACGAAATCAAATCATTAATTCTGGCGCTGGGCACCAATATTGGTGAACAGTTTGATATCGCCAAGATCCGTTATCACAAAGTTGTAATCATGACCGATGCTGACGTGGACGGCGCGCATATCAGAACACTGCTTCTCACAATCTTTTACCGCTATCTGCCGAATATCATCGAGCAGGGATTTCTGTATATCGCACAGCCTCCTTTATACCGTCTGCAAAAAGGAAAAGATGTCCGCTTTGTTTATACGGATGCGGAAAAAGAAAAAGCAATTGTCTCCATGCAATCGGTAATCAAAGCTAAAGCGGAAGAAAAAAAGAAACCGGTAAATGTGGAAGTTGTGGAAACAGATGAAAATCCGGCAGAAGTGGGCGTGGGAGAAAGTATTTCCGGTATCACCATTCAAAGGTATAAGGGTTTAGGAGAAATGAGCCCACAGATGCTTTGGGATACAACCATGAATCCGGCGACCAGAATGCTGATGCAGGTAAAGATTGATGACGCGGAAGCAGCAAATGAAATATTTGATGTTCTGATGGGTGCGGACGTAGCGCCACGCAAGCGGTTTATCCATACGCACGCAAAAGCGGTCAAAAATCTGGATATTTAG
- the secE gene encoding preprotein translocase subunit SecE codes for MPITNNKIFRYFKESKDELRKVTWPSRKEAIKHTLIVIGVSVSVALFLGLADFLMNMGLEQLIK; via the coding sequence ATGCCTATAACCAACAACAAAATATTTCGATATTTCAAAGAATCGAAAGACGAACTTAGGAAAGTAACCTGGCCCAGCCGCAAGGAGGCGATTAAGCACACTTTGATCGTAATTGGTGTCAGTGTGTCAGTAGCCTTGTTTTTAGGACTGGCCGATTTTCTTATGAATATGGGTCTTGAGCAATTAATAAAATAA